Genomic window (Campylobacter sp. RM16704):
ATAATCTTTGCGTATAAAACAACATAATACGAAATATCTTTTTCAATAAAACTTTTTATATTCAAAATATGTTCTTTATCTTGTTTTCTAAGTTTTAAATTATCCGCTATTGAGTTATTTTCAAATATAAATCGATGATAGTAATTATTAATATTTTTTTCTAGCTCAGAATTTCTTTTAAAAATAAATTTTGATTTTATAAAATCAATAAAAAATTCATCTTCATGATCTAATATTTTTTTAAATGCAATATCCCATATTTCGCAAAATCTATCTGTATCAGTTTTATTTAAAACACCTATTAATTTTCCTTTTAAGATCTCAAAAGGTTTTAACGCTTGACCTCTATCATTAATAACCTCAAAAATCATAGGAGTATCATTTTGACTAATAGATAATTCAACCAAAGTTAAACGTTTTAGAAAATATAGAGCAAATGATTGCAATTTTTTCAAATCATTATCTTGGAATTTAATATCAAAATATGTCGATATATAATTATATATTTTCGCAAGATTTTCCTCTGTTTTGCTATTATATCTTATGTCAACATTCTCGGCTTTAAAAATACGACTCATAATATTTTGCCTTTTGTTATTATCTATATTAAAGGTACATCCATAACCATTATTATGATAAACACATTGACCTAATAATTCCCCTAATCCTTTTAATTTGTTGTTATTTTGCATCATATTATGAAGCTTAGAAGCAATAAGGGTTAATGTGCTTAAACGCTGCTGTCCATCAACTATATATTTTTTTCCATCTATATTATTTATTACGTATACATTCAAATAATACCAATTATACTTACTGATAACTTCTTCTTTGATATCACTATTTTTATATTCCTCATAACACAAATCAAAATTATAAAATATATCATCCAAAAGAATTTTCGCAGTTTCTCTACTCCATACATATTCTCTTTGATAAAAATCAATATTATAGGTTTGTTTTAAACATTCTTCTACGCTCTTTGTATTAGAAAGTATTGTATTTTCCATATATAACTCCTAGTTAAAACTCTCTATCAAGTCTTTAAAAACCAAATACAATTTTTCAAGCTCTTCTATACTAACTCTTTCATCAACTGCATGAATTCTATCATTACACACGCCAAATTCTACTACCTTCACACCAAACTCAGCAAAATATCTTGCATCGCTTGTACCGCCCTTAGTGTTAAGCTCTGGTACCACTTGGCTAATTTTTTGCACACTTTCGTTTAGTTTTTGCACGATCTTAGAATCACTTTGTGTTAAAAAAGGTTTTGAACTTTGATCTAAACACAACTCATAATCAAGCCCTTCGCAAGTCTTTTCTACATAAGCTTTTATATCTTCTAGGCTAGTTTGTGGGGAATTTCTTACATTAAACATCAATTTCAAATCATTTGGGGTTACATTGCACACTTCCATACCACCGCGTATATCAGTAATGACAATTTTAGATGGCGCAAATACCTCATCACCTGGATCAAGGTCAAATCCTGCTAAGAATTTCAAAGCAGAAGCAAAATTATGCACCGGATTAATACATTTTTGCGGGTATGCTACATGACCTTGCTTGCCCTTGATGATTAATTTTCCATTGATAGAACCACGACGCCCTATTTTAATACTATCTCCAAATTTTTTATCACAAGTTGGCTCAGCAACCACAGCAAAATCAGGCAGCATATCTTTTTCTTGCATAAATTTAAGCACTTCAAGCGTGCCGTATTTAGCCTCACCTTCCTCATCACTTGTTAAAATAAGTGAAATTCTTCCTTTAAAATTTCTTACTTCCTTAACCGCACACATAAAAGCAGCTACACCACTTTTCATATCTTGTGCACCTCTTACATAAATAAATCCATCTTTTTCTAAAGGTTCAAAAGGATCACTGCTCCAACCCTCTCCCGCAGGCACTACATCCACATGCCCACCAAAAGCCAAATGCTCCCCATCATCACTAAATTTTTTAGTCAGTAAAAGATTTTTCACACCTTCTTTTTCTATAAAAAAAGCTTCAAAATCACTTAACTCCACTGCGATATAATTTAACGCCCCATCATCATCTGGGGTGATGGATTTAAATTTACTTAATTCTTTAAAAATTTCAACTACTTGCATGTTTTATCCTATAAAAGCTTTATACAGCATAGAAAGAGCAAAATACTCTAAAATAAACGCTGAGAAAAGATTAATGTAAAATATATGTTTGTTTTTCACAAGGGCTTTAAATTTAGACACAAAAAACGATAGAGTAAAAATCCAAAACACAATAAAACCCACCAAACCAAAAAGCAAGGCAAAAGAGTTTTTACTCTGCATACTAAGTCCTGCTACACTCACCCAAAAGCCTATAACGTAAGGATTTGTAACATTTAAGAAAAATCCTTTGCTAAAACCCTTTAAAGGATGGGTTTTATTTACCTTGTTAAGATCAACTTTTCTTGTTTTTCTTAGCATTAGAAATACCATAAAACTCAAAAAGAAAAAGCCAAAAACAGCTAGTATTTTATAAAAAAATTCATTATTTGCAAAGCTTAAAAGCCCAAGGTTAATCAAAATCAAAAAAAGTATGTCAGCACTTAAAGCACCAAGCCCAACACAAAAAGCATTTTTAAAAGAAGACAAAGCAGTATTTAAGATTAAAATATTTACAGGTCCAAAAGGCACAGACACACCCATACCTAAAACTATACCTTGTAAGATTACTTCTAACATTTTGCTTCCAAGAAATTTTCTATATCGATTTTGATTTTATCAATGGCTGTGCAAACATCTTCTATATAAACTTTAGTAAAATTACTTTCTAAATATTTATCCTCATCAAGATTGTTTAATATACTTTGCTTACATACTCTTGCATACTCTCCCACGGGTAAAACCTGCCCACTTGTGCCTATACATACAAACAAATCACAATTTTGTAATTTTTCATACAAAATTTTATAATTTGGTGCCATTTCTTCAAACATCACGATATTGTGCCTTACACTTTTGCTTTGGCATTTAGGACAAATTTTATCATCACTACTTTCATAACCTATGTTAAAAATACTTTCACATTCTAAGCACCTAAGCTCAGGTAAAAAGCCATGCAAATGCACCACTTCTTCACAGCCTGCTCGCTCTAATAAATCATCTACATTTTGCGTTAAAATGCTAATTTGCTTTGGAAATTTTTGTTTTAATAAAGCAATGATTTTATGTGCATGATTTGGCTTAACACTAGCTAGTTCTTTTCTTCTTTTATTATAAAATTCCAAAACTTTTTTAGGATTTTTTCTAAAACCACTTGCAGAGCAAACTTCCATCACATCATACTCTTCCCATAACCCACCGCTAGCTCTAAAAGTTTTTATACCACTTGGAGCGGATAAACCTGCCCCACTTAAAATCATAATGTTTTTCATCGCTAAACCTTATAAAATTTACAAAGTTTAGCGAAAAATGCTTTAAGAAATATTGGTTTTTTATAATTTTCTTGATAGTGAGCTATTATTTTTTATTTTTTATATTCTACATTTTTCATATAGTTTTTCATAAATTCATAATCTGGATTAGCTTTAGAGCCCATAGGAAGTAATAATTTTTCTCTTTTAATTCTTTTATTATTTGATTTCTCGATTAAAACTATATTTGACACTTAATCAAATAATAATTGGGAGTAAAACGCACTACCAACACTTCCACTATTTGCCAAAGAAACACAATTGTTAAATTTTCTTATTTTCATGATTATCTGTAAAATTTCTATACTATTATTAAAATAATGAGTCTTTCCTTAAATTTGTTTATCTTTAATCAACAAATAAGCAAGGATATCCTGAATATTGTGGTGTTGTTAAAGATTTTGTAATTGTGATTGAAAATAAGGTAGATGTGAATAAGCATGTAAAATATAATGATAAAAATCTCATTTTGCAAGAACAAAAAGATGTAGAAAATTACGCACTCAATGGCGCTTTGTGGTATGCAAAGTATATTATTAAAAATCAAAATACTTATAAAAAAGTTTTTGCTATTGCTATAAGTGGAGATAGCAAAAAACATAAAATTACACCTTTATTTGTAGATAACGGAGCATTGATAAAAGAACCTTTGGAAGATATAGAAACTTTTATGCTTTTAAATGAGAAAAATATAGAAGAATATTACAAAAGAGAGGTTTTAAAGGAAGAATCTAATAAACAAAAAAACAAAAGAAGAGATTGAAAAAATTGCTGCCACATTACATGAGGATTTAAGAAATTATGGGGCTTTAGACGATAGGAATAAGCCTTTGGTTGTAGCAGGGATTTTACTTGCATTAGCTGAAATGGAAGTTCAAAAATTGAATTTAAGTTATCTTAATAATGATGATATTAATACAGATGGAAATAAGATTTATGAGCTTATTGAAAAAAATCTTAAGCGTTCTCATCTTGCACCACAAATAAAACTTGATAAAGTTTTAACACAATTTTCCGTGATAAAAGACACTAAAAAGATTAATGAGCTTTGTGAAATTACTGATAAAAAAGGTTCCTTTTTTAGATGCATTACTTAAAGCTTCATTCAACTCTTTAATATCTGAACCTTGATAAGTCAAATTAATGTTTGCTTCTTTCAAAAGATCATATACCCATAAGTCCGTTTGCGCTTCTTTTTTTGCTATCACAAAACTCCATTTCTTTACAACCTCACCACCTTAGCACCAAAACCACCCTGATTAATCGGTGCATCGTTAAAACTTTTTACACTTTTGTGAGCTTTTAAAAACTCTTTTACCGCAAAAGCTAATTTTCCTGTGCCTATACCATGATAAACTATAACCTCATCAAAACCTACTATCAAAGCATCAGATATAAATTTATCTAATCTTTCAAGTGCTTCATCGCTTCTAAGACCGTGTAAATCTAAAGTCATATTTAAAGCACTTGGGCGGGTTATACTAACACTTGATTTTACCTTTTGCGTAGGAGTTTGATTGCTCTTTTTAAGAAGTTTTAGTGGCACACGCAAATTTAAACCATCACTTTGAATCATTGCTTCATTTTTGGAAATAGCTGTGATTTTACCTTTGATTTTTTCATATTTGACAAAATCCCCCACTCTAAGCTCTTCATTTTGTTCCATACTTGGCAAAATAATGCTTTTTTTAAGTTCATTTGCTTTATTTAAACTTCTTTGTTTTTCTTTGATATCTTTTAGATTTATCGTTTTTTTAGCTTCTTCTATGGCTTTGTGATATTTAAATTCTAAATTAGAAACAAGCTTTTTAAATTCTTGATCGTTTTTTTCTTTTTGATCTTTGAGTGAAAGTAAAATTTCATCTACCTTAGCTTCTTTTTTCTCAAGCTCTTCATTTTTTTTGCGTAAAGAAAGTTCAAGATTGATGTTTTTACTTACCATTTCTTCTAAATTTTCTTTATCTTCCCCATAAAGCTTTTTAGCATTTTGCACTAAATTTGCACTTATACCATATCTCAAAGCTGTTTCAAATGCATAAGATTTACCTATGGTGCCTTTTAAAAACTCATATTTTGGTCTTGAAAGCTCTTCATCATATAAAGCAGCTATAAGTTCAACTTGTGAATTTTTAGCCAAAAGCATAGCAAGGCGTTTATGGTGGGTTGTGATGATGATTTTATTATCTTGTTCTAAAAGCTTAGAAATAAGCTCTGTATACAAACAAGCAGCTTCTTCAAAATCAGTCCCAAGTTCTATCTCATCAACTCCTAATAAAACATTTTTCTTACCTAAAAGTTTAGAAAAATGTAGCATTCTTCCTGCAAAAGTAGAAATATCATTTTTCACATTTTGTGGATCTTCCAAAATCGCATCAAATTCTTTAAAATTTCCTATTTGGCTTTTTTGCGCGTTAATTCTCATAGGAAGTAAATGTTTTGCAAGTAAAGCCGCACTTAAAATTCCTTTTAAAAGCATAGACTTACCACCCGCATTTACACCCGTGATGATTAAAACTTTTTTATTAAATTCCACATTCACACTTTTTGCATTTTTTAAAGCTGGATGTGCGAAGTTATATAAACTTAGATTATTAGAATTATCTGCTAAAACAAACTCATAATCATGCTTTTTTGCCATTAAAATCCTAGCACTATAATGATCAAACAAATCAAAAGCATTATTGATAAATTTTAAAAACATTAGATTTTTGTAAAAAATTTGACTAATTTTTTTAGCATATTCATAAAAAATTTCTTCTTTAGCGTCTTTGATTTCATCAATTTGACTTTGAATTTTTTCTACACTCAAAGGCACTACATAAAATCCACCGCCACTACTTCTACCTATAATTTTTGCTTTTAAGATATGATTAAACCCACCACGCAAAAGCAAAGCTTCCATACCATTTATAAGATGAATTTGAGTATCGATTAAATACACACTAAGACTTTTAGTATATGTGAGTTTTTTAAACTCAGCTACCAAACTTTCTTTTTTCATTTTTAGAGCTAAATTTAAATTGACAAGTCTTTCATCAATACTTTCCTTAATCTCACCCTTTTCATCAAAATATCCAAAAAGTTCTAAAATAGCTTGTGGAATTTCTATCTTTAAAAGCCATTCTTTTAAACTTTCTTCAAATTTTAATTTTTTTAAATATTCAAAATACATACAAATTTTTATAAACTCAAAACTTTGATTTAAATGCAAAATTCCTTGTTTGCTAAGATGAGTTAAAGCACCACTTAGCTCATCTACCATAGGCGGAGGATTAAAATCAATCAGCGAAAGCTCGTTAAGTCTTTTAAAATGAAGCTTACTATCACCTTGCAAAAATATTTCTTTATCTCTTGCAAAAAGTCCTTTAAATTCTGTTACATATCCATCTAAATCTAACTTTTTAAAAAACTGCTCTTGCATTATTTTTCTACCTTGCAATCTTTTATATCAAAAATTAAAGCTTTGAATTGTTTGTTTTTTCCATTAGAAACAAAACTTTGCGTTCCGTGCTCGAAGTTAAAATACTCTTTACTTACATTAGTGTCTTTGCATTTTAGGCTTTGCCCTTGTAAAAAAGCATTAAGCGTTTCTTTTTTTAGCACGCCACTTCTTGTAGCACTAAGTTCAAATTTAATTGCAAAAGCTACAGCTAAAATCAGTACTAAAACCAAAAGATAATTGCTAATTTTTCCCATTTTCTTGCGTAAAAAAATAAAAAAAAGCAAGATTGCAAAAAAAGCTAAGATATATAAAAAAATCTTAAACATATTTTCCCCTAAGCTTTGTACTTATATCCCCCGCACCAAAACCAATCACTAAATCATTTTCAATTAGCTCATCATCAAGATAAATGGCTTTTTCTTCTCTTTTAATTTCTTTTATAAATTTAGCTTTTGGGAAATATTTTTGAATATTAATTTCTATCTTATCTTCCCCTGCTGCATAAACAGGTAAAATATAAAGCCCATCAACGCTAGATAAAACTTCACTAAAATACTCTATATTTGCACTTAGACGCGTATAGCGGTGAGGTTCGAAAATAGCTATGATTTTTTTATATCTAGCTAGTCTTGCATACTCGTTTGCTGCTTTAAGTGTAGTTTTGATTTCTGTTGGATGATGTCCATAATCATCAATCAAAGCCATATTTTCATTTGCAAATAAAATATCAAATCTTTTTTTAATACCTTGATACTTTAAAAGTTTAGTTTTAATTTCATCTATACTCGCAAATTCACTCGCAGCCAAAATAGCCAAAGCAGCGTCCATCGCTACATGCTCACCCATGCCAAAAACACTAAATTCCCCTAAATCTTTTAGTGTAAAATATGTTTTTGGTTTGAAATTTTCTACTTTCATATAGATATTTGTAATATCTTTACTTGGATAAAGTTTTTTTACATTACTTAAATTTAAACTTGCCAAAAATTCATCTTCGCCGTTAATAACTTGAATCTTAGATAGGTTTAAAAAATCCGCATAAGCTTTGTGTAATTTTTCTAAGTCATTACTATAATGATCTAAATGCTCTGCTTCAACATTTGTTACTATAGCTAAATATGGATTTGAATTTAAAAAAGAACTATCGCTTTCATCAGCTTCAAATATAAGATTTTCACTTTCTTTATAAAGCATATTAGTGCCACTTTCTTTTAAAACAGCACCAATAATCACAGAAGCTTCTATCAAGCTTGCTAAAATACTTGAAGTTGTGCTTTTACCATGAGCCCCTGCAACCGCAAAAACTCTTTTGTCTTTTAAAATCATAGGCAAAACTTCTTTTCTTGAAAGAGTTGTGATATTTTGTTCTTTTGCACTGATTAATTCTTCATTATCTTCTTTTATAGCAGCTGAATATACTACTAAATCTACATTTTTAACATTATCTTTATGATGAGGAATTTTTATACTCATTCCCTCTTTTTCTAATTCTTTTGTAATTTTACTTTCTTTAATATCAGAACCACTTATCTTAAAACCTTGTTCTTTTAAAAATCTCGCCAAAGCTGAAATTCCAATACCACCTATACCTATAAAATGAATTTTTTGCATTCTTGCCTCAAATTTTTGAAAATTTAAGGCAAAATTCTATCATTTATTTACTAAAATAAAAATATAAAACTCTTAAATGCAAAACTACCCACAGCTTTTTAAATTAACTAACCTATAAATAAATTGTTTTTGAAAAAGCTCTTTATATGTATTTGAAAATTCTTTATGATAAGGGTCTAATATAAAAATTTTATTTGTATTTTTTAAACTTGTGTTATTTTCAAAATAATATCCATTATTACCTTCATATACTCCATTTTTATCAACCCATATAAGCTCATTAAAACCAAATTCTAATTTTTCATTTTTTATAGGTGCTAACATATTTCTTCCACCTAAACTTAAATATCTTGTATTACTAAGAGTTAGATTATAAAGTGTTGGAAAAATATCTTTATGCGAACCCACACGATTTTTATCATAATAAATATCATTTCTTAAATGCTTTGGAAGATACAAATAAAAAGGCACACTATAAGCAAAAGCCTTTTGAGAAATTGTATCCATCTTAATATCTCTAAATCTATGATCACCTGTTGCTGCAACGATGATATTATCCTTAAATTCGCTTTCTTTTACATAATCTAAAAACATTCCAAATTCATCATTTGCATACGCATAAGCATTTAAAGCACCTATAAAATCACTGATAATAAATTGATTTGATATTTTTTTATCTAAAGCACCCTCATCTATAAGTTGTTTTTTACTCTTATGTATATAAGGTCTATGTGTAGAAATACTAAGAAAAATAACAAGCGTAGGACTTTTAGCATTTTCAAAAATAGAATATATTTTTTTATACATAAACTCATCGGCTATGCCATACTTGTGTTTAGTTTCTTTAGCTTGTGGAAAATCTTGCAAAAGCGTGTTTTCATCTATAATTTCATCTACACCTTGATTTTTAAAA
Coding sequences:
- the dapE gene encoding succinyl-diaminopimelate desuccinylase, with protein sequence MQVVEIFKELSKFKSITPDDDGALNYIAVELSDFEAFFIEKEGVKNLLLTKKFSDDGEHLAFGGHVDVVPAGEGWSSDPFEPLEKDGFIYVRGAQDMKSGVAAFMCAVKEVRNFKGRISLILTSDEEGEAKYGTLEVLKFMQEKDMLPDFAVVAEPTCDKKFGDSIKIGRRGSINGKLIIKGKQGHVAYPQKCINPVHNFASALKFLAGFDLDPGDEVFAPSKIVITDIRGGMEVCNVTPNDLKLMFNVRNSPQTSLEDIKAYVEKTCEGLDYELCLDQSSKPFLTQSDSKIVQKLNESVQKISQVVPELNTKGGTSDARYFAEFGVKVVEFGVCNDRIHAVDERVSIEELEKLYLVFKDLIESFN
- a CDS encoding LysE family transporter → MLEVILQGIVLGMGVSVPFGPVNILILNTALSSFKNAFCVGLGALSADILFLILINLGLLSFANNEFFYKILAVFGFFFLSFMVFLMLRKTRKVDLNKVNKTHPLKGFSKGFFLNVTNPYVIGFWVSVAGLSMQSKNSFALLFGLVGFIVFWIFTLSFFVSKFKALVKNKHIFYINLFSAFILEYFALSMLYKAFIG
- a CDS encoding SIR2 family NAD-dependent protein deacylase, giving the protein MKNIMILSGAGLSAPSGIKTFRASGGLWEEYDVMEVCSASGFRKNPKKVLEFYNKRRKELASVKPNHAHKIIALLKQKFPKQISILTQNVDDLLERAGCEEVVHLHGFLPELRCLECESIFNIGYESSDDKICPKCQSKSVRHNIVMFEEMAPNYKILYEKLQNCDLFVCIGTSGQVLPVGEYARVCKQSILNNLDEDKYLESNFTKVYIEDVCTAIDKIKIDIENFLEAKC
- a CDS encoding endonuclease MutS2; the encoded protein is MQEQFFKKLDLDGYVTEFKGLFARDKEIFLQGDSKLHFKRLNELSLIDFNPPPMVDELSGALTHLSKQGILHLNQSFEFIKICMYFEYLKKLKFEESLKEWLLKIEIPQAILELFGYFDEKGEIKESIDERLVNLNLALKMKKESLVAEFKKLTYTKSLSVYLIDTQIHLINGMEALLLRGGFNHILKAKIIGRSSGGGFYVVPLSVEKIQSQIDEIKDAKEEIFYEYAKKISQIFYKNLMFLKFINNAFDLFDHYSARILMAKKHDYEFVLADNSNNLSLYNFAHPALKNAKSVNVEFNKKVLIITGVNAGGKSMLLKGILSAALLAKHLLPMRINAQKSQIGNFKEFDAILEDPQNVKNDISTFAGRMLHFSKLLGKKNVLLGVDEIELGTDFEEAACLYTELISKLLEQDNKIIITTHHKRLAMLLAKNSQVELIAALYDEELSRPKYEFLKGTIGKSYAFETALRYGISANLVQNAKKLYGEDKENLEEMVSKNINLELSLRKKNEELEKKEAKVDEILLSLKDQKEKNDQEFKKLVSNLEFKYHKAIEEAKKTINLKDIKEKQRSLNKANELKKSIILPSMEQNEELRVGDFVKYEKIKGKITAISKNEAMIQSDGLNLRVPLKLLKKSNQTPTQKVKSSVSITRPSALNMTLDLHGLRSDEALERLDKFISDALIVGFDEVIVYHGIGTGKLAFAVKEFLKAHKSVKSFNDAPINQGGFGAKVVRL
- the murC gene encoding UDP-N-acetylmuramate--L-alanine ligase yields the protein MQKIHFIGIGGIGISALARFLKEQGFKISGSDIKESKITKELEKEGMSIKIPHHKDNVKNVDLVVYSAAIKEDNEELISAKEQNITTLSRKEVLPMILKDKRVFAVAGAHGKSTTSSILASLIEASVIIGAVLKESGTNMLYKESENLIFEADESDSSFLNSNPYLAIVTNVEAEHLDHYSNDLEKLHKAYADFLNLSKIQVINGEDEFLASLNLSNVKKLYPSKDITNIYMKVENFKPKTYFTLKDLGEFSVFGMGEHVAMDAALAILAASEFASIDEIKTKLLKYQGIKKRFDILFANENMALIDDYGHHPTEIKTTLKAANEYARLARYKKIIAIFEPHRYTRLSANIEYFSEVLSSVDGLYILPVYAAGEDKIEINIQKYFPKAKFIKEIKREEKAIYLDDELIENDLVIGFGAGDISTKLRGKYV
- a CDS encoding DUF262 domain-containing protein is translated as MENTILSNTKSVEECLKQTYNIDFYQREYVWSRETAKILLDDIFYNFDLCYEEYKNSDIKEEVISKYNWYYLNVYVINNIDGKKYIVDGQQRLSTLTLIASKLHNMMQNNNKLKGLGELLGQCVYHNNGYGCTFNIDNNKRQNIMSRIFKAENVDIRYNSKTEENLAKIYNYISTYFDIKFQDNDLKKLQSFALYFLKRLTLVELSISQNDTPMIFEVINDRGQALKPFEILKGKLIGVLNKTDTDRFCEIWDIAFKKILDHEDEFFIDFIKSKFIFKRNSELEKNINNYYHRFIFENNSIADNLKLRKQDKEHILNIKSFIEKDISYYVVLYAKIIKSDNEFLRYCKDINSLSGQYQNILAACKINDIEEKEKIETIAKEYDRLWVLLKLNGIYDSNSFQEITYSLSEKLKNANLQDYQKIFDDTLRDIIKNKKNLLEVISLLDYQSFASNNYSNTAIKFLRYLLARVEKFICDSIGQTLQNDVVYISTKNIYHIEHILAHNQTNIKYFDNEEDFKVKRNFLGGLLLLNGKVNISSSNEEYDKKLNTYSGHLVWAQSLCKNFYHKNVLFLNFNEKFFAGDIKFEPYDKFDQDALEKRTKLLYQIVKIIWEVDR
- a CDS encoding LTA synthase family protein, whose product is MLNVLLIYAYVVALRGHFTYNALRASNYEFSTIKAFNEISTNPLMAFSWAYKEYKNQQEFKNVSLEEISKLEEKLFPIFDTTSIKEIHVKNHIYLNIMESFGLNLAKFGDEKLNLLGSLKKHFEQDIVFTRFLSSANNTIESFNRLVFLSPNIISNGLYQKEKLAFTPLQIYKNAGYKIVFVYSGNASWYNLGNYFKNQGVDEIIDENTLLQDFPQAKETKHKYGIADEFMYKKIYSIFENAKSPTLVIFLSISTHRPYIHKSKKQLIDEGALDKKISNQFIISDFIGALNAYAYANDEFGMFLDYVKESEFKDNIIVAATGDHRFRDIKMDTISQKAFAYSVPFYLYLPKHLRNDIYYDKNRVGSHKDIFPTLYNLTLSNTRYLSLGGRNMLAPIKNEKLEFGFNELIWVDKNGVYEGNNGYYFENNTSLKNTNKIFILDPYHKEFSNTYKELFQKQFIYRLVNLKSCG